From Cygnus atratus isolate AKBS03 ecotype Queensland, Australia chromosome 1, CAtr_DNAZoo_HiC_assembly, whole genome shotgun sequence, the proteins below share one genomic window:
- the SPRY2 gene encoding protein sprouty homolog 2, whose product METRAQHGSGSQALLQARRDSGRPHGEPDLRDVLAQQVHVLSLDQIRAIRNTNEYTEGPTVAPRHGVKSTPRLATQPKNERPHGLPEHRHFSRIQHMQTHISPRAPLSRSISTVSTGSRSSTRTSTSSNSSEQRLLGSSSGPVADGIIRMQPKSELKSNELKLLSKEDLGTHIYRCEDCGKCKCKECTYPRTLPSCWICDKQCLCSAQNVVDYGTCVCCVKGLFYHCSNDDEDNCADNPCSCSQSHCCTRWSAMGVVSLFLPCLWCYLPAKGCLKLCQGCYDRVNRPGCRCKHSNTVCCKVPSVPPRNFEKPT is encoded by the coding sequence ATGGAGACGAGAGCTCAGCACGGCAGTGGGTCGCAGGCCTTGCTACAGGCTCGGCGTGACAGTGGGAGACCACATGGGGAGCCCGACTTGAGGGATGTCCTGGCGCAGCAGGTTCACGTGTTGTCCTTGGACCAGATCAGAGCCATCCGAAACACAAATGAGTACACGGAGGGACCGACAGTGGCTCCGCGGCATGGGGTCAAGTCCACTCCCCGCCTAGCAACCCAACCCAAAAATGAAAGGCCCCATGGCTTGCCTGAACATCGTCATTTTAGCCGGATTCAGCACATGCAAACCCACATTTCTCCTCGGGCACCTCTGTCCCGCTCCATCAGCACAGTCAGCACAGGTTCACGGAGCAGTACGAGGACAAGTACGAGCAGTAATTCCTCTGAACAGAGACTTCTAGGATCATCTTCAGGGCCGGTGGCTGATGGGATAATCCGAATGCAGCCCAAGTCTGAGCTCAAGTCAAATGAGCTGAAGCTGCTGAGTAAAGAAGACTTGGGAACGCACATCTACAGGTGCGAGGACTGTGGGAAATGCAAGTGTAAGGAGTGCACTTATCCAAGGACCCTCCCATCATGTTGGATCTGTGACAAGCAGTGTCTTTGCTCAGCCCAGAACGTGGTTGATTACGGGACTTGTGTTTGCTGTGTGAAGGGCCTCTTCTATCACTGCTCTAATGATGATGAGGACAACTGTGCTGACAACCCCTGCTCTTGCAGTCAGTCACATTGCTGCACTAGATGGTCTGCCATGGGTGTGGTGTCCCTCTTTCTGCCTTGCCTGTGGTGTTACCTGCCAGCCAAGGGTTGCCTTAAATTGTGCCAGGGCTGTTACGACCGGGTAAACAGGCCTGGGTGCCGCTGTAAACACTCAAACACGGTTTGCTGCAAAGTTCCCAGTGTCCCCCCCAGGAACTTTGAAAAGCCAACATAG